From a single Nothobranchius furzeri strain GRZ-AD chromosome 9, NfurGRZ-RIMD1, whole genome shotgun sequence genomic region:
- the fibinb gene encoding fin bud initiation factor — translation MFYIYLLLLSEGMLSLPVSGAFFRGPLHPEMSNGTFHHYFVPDGDYEDNDDPEKCQMLFKMTDERKCSLDEDDYSVIRDDFTLVKRQIEDSARVLGGIGKSISYDLDGEDSYGKYLRRETTQISEAFTSSEKSLLELEVKFKQSQESELKEEHRLSDDFVNMVTHTRDVLKETVDISLGLKDKHELLSLIIRSHGTRLSRLKHEYMKL, via the coding sequence ATGTTTTATATTTATTTGCTCTTATTAAGTGAGGGGATGCTGTCATTGCCCGTGTCTGGAGCCTTTTTCCGGGGACCGCTACATCCGGAGATGTCCAATGGCACTTTTCATCATTACTTTGTGCCGGACGGTGACTACGAGGACAACGACGACCCGGAGAAATGCCAGATGCTTTTTAAAATGACCGACGAGCGGAAGTGCAGCCTTGACGAGGACGACTACTCCGTCATACGGGATGATTTCACTCTCGTCAAGAGGCAGATTGAGGACTCGGCTCGGGTGCTGGGGGGCATCGGCAAAAGCATCTCCTATGACCTGGACGGGGAGGACAGCTACGGGAAGTACCTGCGGAGGGAGACGACCCAGATCAGTGAGGCGTTCACGAGCTCGGAGAAATCCCTGCTGGAGCTGGAGGTGAAGTTCAAACAGAGCCAGGAGAGCGAGCTGAAGGAGGAGCACCGACTCAGTGACGACTTTGTCAACATGGTCACGCACACACGGGACGTCCTGAAGGAGACGGTGGACATCTCTCTGGGTCTGAAGGACAAGCACGAGCTGCTGTCTCTAATCATCCGCAGCCACGGCACGAGACTGAGCCGACTGAAGCACGAGTACATGAAGCTCTAA